Sequence from the Erythrobacter insulae genome:
TACGTTTCAATGGCGCGCGGGGAACGCTCATAGTGGATCTGCCATGCGCGCGGCCTGCTGATTCAGATAGTCAGTATGACCTGGCATTCCGACGACAATTTCACCAATCGCCTTCTGCAATTGTGTCAGCGCGCCCGCGACCTGTTCCGGCTTAGGCAAAGCCGCACGCGGATCGTGGTGCTGCGGCAAAACACCTTGCCCCAGATATACCGCGATCCAGCTGGCATCGTAAAACAGGCCATCGGAATATTTCTCTATCCGTCCGGCATCGCGCCACAGCTCCATTTTCCCCGCCAGGCTGTCCGGCAATTCCATCGTCCGGACATGGTTCCAGAATTCGGAATCGTCACGCGTTGTCGCGTTATAATGGAGGATCAAGAAATCGCGGACGCGGTCATATTCCATATCGACGAGCCGGTTGAATTCATCACGGTCGCGCGGGTCGATCTGCCGCCCGCTTGGGAACAGTTCTATCAGATAGGTAATCGCCATCTGCGCCAGATAGATCGACGTCGATTCCAATGGTTCCAAGAACCCGCTGGCCAAGCCTACACCGATGACATTGTGGCTCCAGCTTTTCTTGCGCCTGCCCGGCCGGAATCGCAGAACTCTAGGGTCCGCCAGCTGTGTTCCCTCAGCCACTTTCGCGATTGTGTTGCACGCTTCATCTTCTGAAATGAAACTGCTGGCAAAAACATAACCATTGCCGATCCGGTGTTGCAAAGGAATGCGCCAGCGCCAGCCAGCCGGCATTGCAGTTGCCGTCGTATAGGGCGCAATTTCATCGGACGTGTGGGAACATGGCATGGCTGCGGCACGGTCACAGGGTAACCAGTGAGTCCAATCCTCCCATTCTTCATCCAACGCATCGCCGAGCAAAAGCGACCGGAAACCGGAGCAATCAACGAATAGATCGCCTTCAATCCGCTCGCCAGATTCCATAATCAGCGCCGACACATCCCCTGTCTCGCTATCACGCTGTACTTCGGTAACGCGCCCTTCAGTACGATCGACGCCATTGGCCATTCCGAAATCGCGCATGAAGGGTCCAAAAAGTGTGGCGTCGAATTGGTAGGCGTATCCATATGACGAAGCGAGGCTGGTATCCTGTGCCGGCGGAGTAAAACGATTTGCCTGCGCAGCTTGTACAGCCAGAGAATATTCCCCGATTGCCCCCGCCATGCCCTGCCGTTGCAGCTCCAGCCAATAGTGGTGGAAAGCGACGCCGTTCACCTCTTCCCCAAAACTGCCAAAGGGATGGATATAAGAGGTTCCGATGCTGCCGAAATCGCGGAAATCAATGCCGAGCTTATACGTCGCATGCGTGGCTTTCATAAAAGCCGCTTCGTCGATCCCTAGCCGTTCTACAAAGCCGCGGATGTGGGGAAGCGTAGCCTCCCCTACACCGACAATGCCGATATCTTCGCTCTCGATAAGATGGACGTTAGCCAGACCGGGAAGCAATTTTGCCAAGCCTGCAGCTGTCATCCAGCCTGCGGTACCGCCCCCAAGGACGACCACACGCATTGGCTTAGGCTTAGGCTCATCTGTCCTCATCGGCTGCAGCTTAACCGCAAACGTGCGATGAATACCATGCTGGACTGCCCCTGCGGATCACCCCTTCATGTCCTCTAGTTCAAGCCCTTTGGTTTCATGGACGAGTTTCCAAACAAACAAGACCGAGATCGCGGCACTGATTGCGTAGAATCCGTATGCGCCGGTTAGTCCAATCGATGCGAGCATGATCGGGAATGTCATGGTGATCCCGAAATTCGCAGTCCATTGTGCGAAACCGCTTACCGCCAAGCCCGATCCCCGGATCTGGTTAGGGAACATCTCACCAAGCATGACCCACATCACTGGCCCCCAGCTAAAGTTGAAGAACGCCACATAGGCATTCGCAGAAACCAGCGCGATCACACCGGCACTGTCCGACAGGACCAAAGAGCCGTCAACGATTGAACCGCTTTGAAAAGCAAATGCCATCGCCGCCAAGGTGACCGCCATACCCACCGAACCCACCAGCAACAAAGGCTTGCGTCCGATCCGATCGATCAATGCAATTGCGGCCAAACACGCGGCAATCGAGATCGACCCGCTCAGGATATTGATTTTCAGCGCGTCGCTTTCGCTAAAGCCGACAGCTTGCCAGAGAACAGCGCCATAATAGAAAACAACATTGATACCGACCAGTTGCTGGAACACTGCCAGCCCGATACCCGTCCATACAATTGGGCGGATTTTCCCACTGTGGCGATCAAGCAGATCCGAAAGCCTTGGCGCGTGATCAGCCGCAATCGATGTTTTGATTTCAGCGACTTTGCGCTCCGCAAATCCGGTGCCGAACAAACGGCCCAAAACCTTCTGGGCATCCTCATTGCGCTCCTTTGCAACAAGGTAACGCGGGCTCTCCGGGATGAAGAACAAAGCCACCAAGAAAATTGTCGCAGGGATAAGTTCCATCCAGAACATCCACCGCCATGCCTCAAACCCCATCCACAGCGCGTTGGTTGATGCACCTGCAAACTCTGCGAGCAAATAATTGGAAAGGAACGCCACCGTCAGACCGATAATAATCATGATCTGTTGCAGGCTAGACAAACGCCCGCGCAAATGGGCAGGCGTTACTTCACTGATGTAGGCTGGTGCCAGAACGCTTGCAGCCCCGACGGCCAAGCCGCCAATAACGCGGTAGACTACGAACTCGGCAGACGAGCCAGCAATGCCCGAACCGTATGCACTTACGATAAAGAACAGCGCCGCCAATAACAGCGTGCGCTTCCGGCCAAGAATGTCCGCCAGACGCCCTGCCAAAAACGCACCAACTGCACAGCCGAGCAGCATCGAGGCAACGTTAAAACCGGTTCCAACATCGTCCGAATCAAACGCGATGCGCAGCCCATCAACGGTGCCATTGATTACCCCGCTATCAAATCCGAACAGAAACCCGCCCAGCGTCGCCACAGCGACAATCGCCGTGATCAGCGCCATATTAGCACTTTGTTGTTGATCCATCTCGCCCTCCCAAACGCGTCGATCATCGCCGTACGCGCCCATTTATGGTAGCGCTACCTATCTGCAAGTTTTATGACTTGGCAAGCGATATCGCGAATGATCCGCCAACAGCGCATTATTCCAATACACATTGGCACAAAGCCGGTGGTGTCGCGCAAATACCGACAGTTAGTGCGCGGTTCAGGGGTTATAGCTTCAAATTGATCAATTCTAACAAGCTAGATAAATGCTTTAGAAACAACCGGACTTCCCTGACAACCCAAACATTGCTGTGGTTACCAGCCGCACTTCAAATTGCGCGGCTGGAGAGGATCGATATCGGCGATCACTCCTCAGAGGCCGCAAAACTTTGTACAGAGTAGGCATCAGCACCGGATACCACCTGGAATCGGACAAAATCCGATCCGGTTGATCCCTTTTTTAACGATCGAGAAAATGGTGAGCCCTGCTGGGTTCGAACCAGCGACCTACTGATTAAAAGTCAGTTGCTCTACCGACTGAGCTAAGGGCCCCCAAAGGGTTGCTGCTGCGCTGCGGCGCAATGCATGCTTGACGCAGAACTCTGCGTCAATCGGAGCGCCCACCTAGTCAGGGCGTAGCCACGGGTCAAGCGTTACAAGGCAATAAGATCAACGAAATTTTCATGTCGCCTAACTGTCAGAGTGTGCGGCGGTCCAATGTGCGACAATTTCTCGGTTGCTCGGCGCAGCCTCGCGGGCTTTGGTCAACAATTGACGCGCTTCTGCTTTGGCGCTGCCTTGCTGCCATAGAGCCCAACCCAAAGTGTCGAGTATTTGCGCACTTTGCGGCGCCTGCTTCAGCGCGCGCCGGGCGAGGATGATGGCCGCATCATAATCTCCCAGCTGCGATTTTACCGCCGCTGCATTGTTAAGCAATGCGGGATCATTCTTGCCTCGGCCAGAGACAAGCGGCGCGTAAATCGAATCGGCTGTTTGCCAATCGCCTGCCCGAATCGCCTTGCCAGCCGCCAGCATTGTTTCGGACAGATTGGGCGCAGCACCGTGTTTTGCGATCAATTTGCGAACTTTGGAAGATTCGCTTGGGCCGGTTTTCTCCGCCAATCGCAATGCGAGCAGCAACAGGCCACCATCAGCCTGCGGATGATCGACCACCGGAGCAATGGTTTTCCAGCCATTCTTAAATTCGCCCTGCTCCGCATAACTGTTGGCCAGCACACGTTGAGCCATCAGGTCGCTAGGGTGATCCTCGGCATATTCTTCCAGCGCGACAATCGCGGCGCCATGCTGTCCGCGTGCCGCATCGATAAACCCGCGCAACCGTGCAAAGGCAGGCTCGGAAGAAACGGCAGGCGGGACCGTTTCGATCAATTCAAATGCCCGCTGTGGATCACCGTCATTAAATGACATTTGAGCAAGGAACAGAACGCCAATCGGGTGCGTCGTATCGCTGCCGCCGGTTTTCTGAATCCATGCCGCCGCGGTATCATTATCGCCGCGATCCCTTGCGATGGCGGCCAAGCCGAGCATTGCCGTCTGCTGTGCCGGGTTCACTTTCAGAACAGTGTCGAAATGCTGTTTGGCGTCATCAAGCCGGCGATTGGACAGCGCGATCTGTCCTGCAAGCAAGTGCGCCTGAGGCACAGTCGGCGTTACGGACAGGACCGGTGTAAGCCGTTCGAGCGCCGCTTTCGTGCGGGCCCCCGCGAGCAGCCGCTCCGCCGCGATCGTAACAAGGCGTGGATCATCAGGGAATTTGGCGAGGCCTTCGTCAAGCTGCCGTGAGGCGGCCGGCAAATCGCCTTTTGCCATCGCGATACCGATCGCTGCCGTATAGGCCATCGGGACATCAAATTCGAGCGCCTCCAACGCATCATCGGCAGCGCCCGTATAGTTGCCCAGCAAATAAGCCTCAGCAAGTTTTGCTTTGGCGAGGCTATTCGCATTCGGGCCGCGCACAACAGCCTCATACTCGGTAACAGCGCGATCGGCATTTCCGAGCGCAATCGCCAGATCACCAGCGAACAGTCGCAAATCTGAATTGCCAGGGTCTTGTTTCAAAGCAGTGTTGACGTGTTCGAGCGCGATGCGCGGTGCCCCGTCTGCCAATGCTGCATGCGCCGCCGCGATCGGATCGGCAGGTACTGTGTCGCATCCCGTCAAAAACGTGCTCGCAGCCAAAGCAAGCGCGGCAGCGGGAAACAATGTGCGAACGAAGGATGGCCGGTTTTTGATCATGGGCGTGGCGTATAATCCAAGATGCTTAACAGCCCGTTCCTGCCCATTAACCGTCAGGAATTCTTACATAACTGACAAAGCCCAGATAGGCGTTAACCGTTAACTTACGCGGTTTTACTGGGTTTTCAGCTGTTTGGCATGGCCATTGCTTAACTCTTCCCGACGGGAGCTTGCCGGTAGGTCGGCTCGTATCGGACAGAAAATGAGACCTAGACGATCGGGGAATGACAATGACCAAGCTTTACAAAACTGCAGCGATTGCACTGGCAGCCGGCACGATGGCTGCTGCTGCGCCCGCATCGGCAGCAATTTTCGAATATGAAATGAATGATGGCGATATCCTTACCATCGACACCGAAGCCCAAACGGGCAGCTGGGTCGGAGATGATATCAATGTCAGCTTTAACAGCGCAGAGTTTGCCAGTTTCGAAGGCGGTGCTTCGCCGAGCTTCTCTTTCACATTGACTGACATGACGGGATTTCGCACCATCAACGGCGTTGATTATGATCCCACAACACAGAACGGCACAAGTTTTCACCCATGGATGATGAAAACCACTTCGACTGGTGCGATCAACCTTTGGTCATGGTGGGGCGATCCGGTGATCGCGGGCGATTATGTTCGCGGCATCGCTGATTACCGCGTCGTCGATGTTCCGGCACCTGGTATAGTTGGACTGCTCGCTCTTGCTCTTGCAGCGCTCGGCTTTGGTCGCCGCCGCCGCAAGATCAAAGGCGCTGTTGCTGCGGCATAAGCCCGCCCAATAGAAAATCGAAAAACGCCCGGGCGCCCATGCGCATCCGGGCGTTTTTGGTGTCTGATGCAGTTCAGATCCGCGCTGCGAGCTGGCGTATGCTCAGACCACCAATCGGATCGCGCCAGTCGGCGGCAATGCGATTTGCAGGGATGAGCACAAAGTCGCGATGACGATAATCCTGATGCGGAATTTCAAGGGCGCTGCCGCTCCAGACGCCGCCACTCCACAGCACGATATCGACATCAAGCACCCGGTCGCCCCAGCGCCGGCCCCGCCTGCGTCCAAACTCACGCTCCATCCGTTTTGCTGCGGCCAGCAAAGCCATGGGATCATATTCACTTTCCAGAACGGCCGCAGCATTGGCGAACCGCCGCTGCGCTGCGCCCATGGGCGGAGTGCGGAAAATTTCTGATCTCTTGAGCACCGTGCCCAGCGCCGACAATTCTTCCATCGCCGCGCGCACCACATCGCGGGGGCGGCCATAGGCGTGGTGCCTGCGGTTGGAACCAAGCGCGATCAGATAGCGGCTGCTCAAATGTCTTCTGCAATCCGGCCATAGAGTTGCGGCCGGCGATCACGGAAGAAACCCATGCCCGCCCGGTGCTTTGCCGCAGAGGCGAGATCGAGTGTCGCGACCAAAATGCCTTCCTCGCTCGCGCCGAATTCCTCTCGCATGTCGCCCCATTCGTCACAGATGAAAGAGTGGCCGTAAAAACTCTGCTCGCCCTCTGCCCCTTCGACGCCGATCCGGTTGCTAGCGATCACGGGCATACAGTTTGAAACAGCATGGCCAATCATGGCGCGCCGCCACATCCGGCTGGTGTCGAGATCTGCGTCATAAGGTTCTGATCCGATTGCCGTGGGATACAGCAGCATTTCTGCCCCTCTAAGTGCCATAACGCGCGCGCACTCGGGGTACCATTGATCCCAGCAAATGCCGACACCGATCCGAACAGTTTGACCGTTGTCGCCGGGTACGTCCCACACTTTGAAACCATCATTGCCCGGCCGGAAATAGAATTTTTCTTCATATCCCGGCCCATCGGGAATGTGGCTTTTCCGGTATGTGCCCATGATCGCGCCGTCGGGTCCGATCATCGCCAGTGTGTTGTAATAATGATGCCCGTCACGCTCAAAGAAACTGGTCGGGATTGTCACTTTCAACCGCGCGGCGAGCGCCTGCATCGCTATGACGCTGGGGTGTTCGGCAGTCGGACGTGCCAGCGCAAATAACGCTTCGTCTTCGACACGGCAAAAATACGGTCCGGAAAACAGCTCCGGCGGCAGGACAACTTTTGCGCCTTTCGCCGCGGCCTGTTCGACCAGCGCGCCAACCGCGGCGATGTTCGCCGTATCGTGTTCGAGATTCAGCGCAAGCTGCAGGGCGGCGACAGTCAGAGTGTTCATGCCGCCGCCCTCTAAACTTAGTCTGCTTTCTTGAACAGCAGAGTCATCCGGTCACTCTCGCCAATCGCGAGATATTCGTCGCGCTTGGGATCATCCTGGCCGGTTGCGAGCACCGGCGGCAATGTCCAAACGCCGCGCTCCCAATTCGCGGGGTCCTTGGGGTTGGCATTGATTTCGCTTGTCCCGGCAAGCTCAAAACCGTTGGCTGCGAAAATAGCCACGACATCCTGCTGGCGCATATATCCGCGCTGCTGCGCGCCATATTCATCGTAGCTGGCACCGTCCGGCGCGCGGTGCTGAACCACGCCGACCATACCATCATCTTTCAACATCCGGCGTGCGGCTTTCAAGATATCATCGGCATTGTTGCCAATATTCAGGCCGTGCATCGAACGAAAGATAACCACACGGTCAACTGTGCCAGCCATCTCATCAGGCATTTCGTCCGCTTCAAACGCGGTCACGTCATCCGGCTTAACGCCCATCGCTTCGGCAAGGCCGCTTTTGAATGCTTCGGTCCAGCCTTTGGCGCGCGCTTCCTGAGCGCGGTTGCGATATTGGCGGCCATCGCTGTCCTGATTAAAAGCGACATATTTACCAGCAGGCATCAAATAAGGCGCGAGAACGCGGGTATACCACCCACCTCCTGGCCCGTATTCCGCAACTGTCATTGTCGGTTCAATCTGAAAAAATGCGAGCGTTTCAGCCGGATTGCGAAATTGATCGCGCGGTTGGTCATTGGCGCGCGTTTCGGCCGCCAAAACGTCTTCAATCGCGGGCGCAGCGGCGTGATCATCAGCCAGCGCAGGGGCCGTGACAGCAAGAGCGGCACCGGCAATGGCAGCGAATGATGCGTGATAAAGTGGTTTCATGGATAGGGGTCCTCTCATCTGAAACAATGTGACCCGCACTCCTGACGCAGAAGCGCGGATATGACAAGCCGAAGGGTAGAAGGGCTGGCAAATCCGATACGTGATCTTATGTCCTCCATCGAACAGGAGATCGAAAACATGGAACAGGCAATCATTGCAGGCGGGTGCTTTTGGTGCACCGAAGCGGTGTTCAAAGACGTGATCGGCGTGACTGACGTGGAAAGCGGCTATATCGGCGGCGAAAAACCGAACCCGACTTATAAAGAGGTTTGCACCGGAACGACCGGCCATGCCGAGGGCATCCGCGTAACCTTCGACCCCGAGCAGATCACTTTGCCAGAAATTTATGACGTATTTCTCGGGACACATGATCCAACCCAGCTGAACCGTCAGGGCGGCGATGTCGGCACCCAATACCGCTCCGCGATATTCCCGCTTTCCGCCGAACAAGGTGAGGAAGCCGAAG
This genomic interval carries:
- a CDS encoding tryptophan halogenase family protein, encoding MRTDEPKPKPMRVVVLGGGTAGWMTAAGLAKLLPGLANVHLIESEDIGIVGVGEATLPHIRGFVERLGIDEAAFMKATHATYKLGIDFRDFGSIGTSYIHPFGSFGEEVNGVAFHHYWLELQRQGMAGAIGEYSLAVQAAQANRFTPPAQDTSLASSYGYAYQFDATLFGPFMRDFGMANGVDRTEGRVTEVQRDSETGDVSALIMESGERIEGDLFVDCSGFRSLLLGDALDEEWEDWTHWLPCDRAAAMPCSHTSDEIAPYTTATAMPAGWRWRIPLQHRIGNGYVFASSFISEDEACNTIAKVAEGTQLADPRVLRFRPGRRKKSWSHNVIGVGLASGFLEPLESTSIYLAQMAITYLIELFPSGRQIDPRDRDEFNRLVDMEYDRVRDFLILHYNATTRDDSEFWNHVRTMELPDSLAGKMELWRDAGRIEKYSDGLFYDASWIAVYLGQGVLPQHHDPRAALPKPEQVAGALTQLQKAIGEIVVGMPGHTDYLNQQAARMADPL
- a CDS encoding sugar porter family MFS transporter, with product MDQQQSANMALITAIVAVATLGGFLFGFDSGVINGTVDGLRIAFDSDDVGTGFNVASMLLGCAVGAFLAGRLADILGRKRTLLLAALFFIVSAYGSGIAGSSAEFVVYRVIGGLAVGAASVLAPAYISEVTPAHLRGRLSSLQQIMIIIGLTVAFLSNYLLAEFAGASTNALWMGFEAWRWMFWMELIPATIFLVALFFIPESPRYLVAKERNEDAQKVLGRLFGTGFAERKVAEIKTSIAADHAPRLSDLLDRHSGKIRPIVWTGIGLAVFQQLVGINVVFYYGAVLWQAVGFSESDALKINILSGSISIAACLAAIALIDRIGRKPLLLVGSVGMAVTLAAMAFAFQSGSIVDGSLVLSDSAGVIALVSANAYVAFFNFSWGPVMWVMLGEMFPNQIRGSGLAVSGFAQWTANFGITMTFPIMLASIGLTGAYGFYAISAAISVLFVWKLVHETKGLELEDMKG
- a CDS encoding tetratricopeptide repeat protein → MIKNRPSFVRTLFPAAALALAASTFLTGCDTVPADPIAAAHAALADGAPRIALEHVNTALKQDPGNSDLRLFAGDLAIALGNADRAVTEYEAVVRGPNANSLAKAKLAEAYLLGNYTGAADDALEALEFDVPMAYTAAIGIAMAKGDLPAASRQLDEGLAKFPDDPRLVTIAAERLLAGARTKAALERLTPVLSVTPTVPQAHLLAGQIALSNRRLDDAKQHFDTVLKVNPAQQTAMLGLAAIARDRGDNDTAAAWIQKTGGSDTTHPIGVLFLAQMSFNDGDPQRAFELIETVPPAVSSEPAFARLRGFIDAARGQHGAAIVALEEYAEDHPSDLMAQRVLANSYAEQGEFKNGWKTIAPVVDHPQADGGLLLLALRLAEKTGPSESSKVRKLIAKHGAAPNLSETMLAAGKAIRAGDWQTADSIYAPLVSGRGKNDPALLNNAAAVKSQLGDYDAAIILARRALKQAPQSAQILDTLGWALWQQGSAKAEARQLLTKAREAAPSNREIVAHWTAAHSDS
- a CDS encoding PEP-CTERM sorting domain-containing protein, with the protein product MTKLYKTAAIALAAGTMAAAAPASAAIFEYEMNDGDILTIDTEAQTGSWVGDDINVSFNSAEFASFEGGASPSFSFTLTDMTGFRTINGVDYDPTTQNGTSFHPWMMKTTSTGAINLWSWWGDPVIAGDYVRGIADYRVVDVPAPGIVGLLALALAALGFGRRRRKIKGAVAAA
- the folK gene encoding 2-amino-4-hydroxy-6-hydroxymethyldihydropteridine diphosphokinase; this translates as MSSRYLIALGSNRRHHAYGRPRDVVRAAMEELSALGTVLKRSEIFRTPPMGAAQRRFANAAAVLESEYDPMALLAAAKRMEREFGRRRGRRWGDRVLDVDIVLWSGGVWSGSALEIPHQDYRHRDFVLIPANRIAADWRDPIGGLSIRQLAARI
- the aguB gene encoding N-carbamoylputrescine amidase; the protein is MNTLTVAALQLALNLEHDTANIAAVGALVEQAAAKGAKVVLPPELFSGPYFCRVEDEALFALARPTAEHPSVIAMQALAARLKVTIPTSFFERDGHHYYNTLAMIGPDGAIMGTYRKSHIPDGPGYEEKFYFRPGNDGFKVWDVPGDNGQTVRIGVGICWDQWYPECARVMALRGAEMLLYPTAIGSEPYDADLDTSRMWRRAMIGHAVSNCMPVIASNRIGVEGAEGEQSFYGHSFICDEWGDMREEFGASEEGILVATLDLASAAKHRAGMGFFRDRRPQLYGRIAEDI
- a CDS encoding class I SAM-dependent methyltransferase, whose amino-acid sequence is MKPLYHASFAAIAGAALAVTAPALADDHAAAPAIEDVLAAETRANDQPRDQFRNPAETLAFFQIEPTMTVAEYGPGGGWYTRVLAPYLMPAGKYVAFNQDSDGRQYRNRAQEARAKGWTEAFKSGLAEAMGVKPDDVTAFEADEMPDEMAGTVDRVVIFRSMHGLNIGNNADDILKAARRMLKDDGMVGVVQHRAPDGASYDEYGAQQRGYMRQQDVVAIFAANGFELAGTSEINANPKDPANWERGVWTLPPVLATGQDDPKRDEYLAIGESDRMTLLFKKAD
- the msrA gene encoding peptide-methionine (S)-S-oxide reductase MsrA is translated as MEQAIIAGGCFWCTEAVFKDVIGVTDVESGYIGGEKPNPTYKEVCTGTTGHAEGIRVTFDPEQITLPEIYDVFLGTHDPTQLNRQGGDVGTQYRSAIFPLSAEQGEEAEAAIGRWNAENGKMAVTTIEGLDGGAQGKEWYPAEDYHQEYWEGEGQRNPYCLAVIPPKIMKLRKSFQKYVKT